In the Limanda limanda chromosome 1, fLimLim1.1, whole genome shotgun sequence genome, one interval contains:
- the pus1 gene encoding tRNA pseudouridine synthase A, protein MFTVRPAVSALVKHSQTIQTRGGFYNLCCTMTESPKDENTAKLLKRANEANGDSSERLQAAKRLKTEGEQADDEKKYPKKKVVLLLAYSGKGYYGMQRNPGTAEFKTIEGDLVTALVKSGCIPENHGDDMKKMSFQRCARTDKGVSAAGQVVSLKLRLMDDVMEKINENLAKQIRVLGLKRVTQGFNSKNNCDGRTYSYMLPTVAFAPKDLDTGNPAAFRLEPGIIQTVNRLFALYKGTHNFHNFTSQKAPSDPSARRYITEMTCGEPFIRSDSEFAEITVRGQSFMMHQIRKMIGLVIAIIKGYANEEVIERSWGQGKVDVPKAPGLGLVLEKVHFDRYNKRFGGDGLHECLEWDGEEELIKAFKEAHIYPTIVETEGQEGSMVSWMATLPIHDFEGTASGAQDAKDQKQDNADEGNDTD, encoded by the exons ATGTTTACAGTCCGACCCGCGGTCAGTGCCTTAGTTAAACACTCACAAACGATACAGACAAGAG GTGGTTTTTATAATCTCTGTTGCACGATGACTGAATCACCAAAAGACGAAAACACAGCCAAGCTGCTGAAAAGAGCCAACGAGGCAAATGGAGACTCGTCTGAGAGGCTACAGGCTGCAAAGAGATTGAAAACAGAAGGGGAGCAGGCTGACGATGAGAAGAAATATCCTAAAAAGAAAGTGGTGCTTCTCTTGGCCTACTCGGGAAAGGGCTACTATGGCATGCAG AGGAATCCTGGAACCGCTGAGTTCAAGACCATCGAGGGCGATCTGGTCACTGCTCTTGTTAAATCTGGCTGCATTCCTGAAAACCACGGTGATGACATGAAGAAGATGTCTTTCCAAAGATGTGCCAGAACAGATAAG GGTGTGTCTGCTGCCGGCCAAGTCGTGTCGCTAAAGCTGCGGCTGATGGACGACGTCATGGAGAAAATCAACGAGAATCTGGCAAAGCAGATTAGAGTTCTAG GTCTTAAACGGGTGACCCAGGGTTTCAATTCCAAAAACAACTGTGATGGTCGCACTTACTCCTACATGCTTCCAACTGTGGCCTTTGCCCCAAAAGACTTGGACACAGGGAACCCAGCAGCCTTTCGCCTCGAGCCAGGGATAATTCAGACAGTGAACCGTCTGTTCGCTCTGTACAAAGGAACCCACAACTTCCACAACTTCACCTCCCAGAAGGCTCCTAGCGACCCCAGCGCTCGCCGCTACATCACCGAGATGACCTGCGGGGAGCCGTTCATCCGCAGCGACTCGGAGTTCGCAGAGATCACCGTGCGAGGCCAGAGCTTCATGATGCACCAAATCCGCAAGATGATTGGCCTGGTGATTGCGATAATAAAAGGCTACGCGAATGAGGAGGTGATAGAGCGGAGCTGGGGACAGGGGAAGGTGGATGTGCCCAAAGCTCCAGGACTGGGGCTGGTGCTAGAGAAGGTTCACTTTGACCGCTACAACAAGCGCTTCGGAGGGGACGGGCTGCACGAGTGCTTAGAGTGGGACGGCGAGGAGGAGCTAATCAAGGCTTTCAAGGAGGCTCACATCTACCCCACCATTGTTGAGACGGAGGGCCAGGAGGGCTCCATGGTCAGCTGGATGGCCACACTCCCTATCCACGACTTTGAAGGGACGGCGAGTGGTGCTCAAGACGCTAAGGACCAGAAACAG GACAATGCAGATGAAGGAAATGACACAGATTAG